One part of the Phoenix dactylifera cultivar Barhee BC4 chromosome 4, palm_55x_up_171113_PBpolish2nd_filt_p, whole genome shotgun sequence genome encodes these proteins:
- the LOC103714194 gene encoding uncharacterized protein LOC103714194 isoform X4: MGAASLLNFFSLPRLHWSSGSDDDDKIVLTKAEVESLQSEIADAEEREAHLKAQLEHLDEVLRSARHSGYLYIRTRWTQLPGEPPIIDDAEVDDWLSRFVVLQGSCIFYYLKSTDLSPQDSTLLSDVVEVGSLPSFIQEDEQKRYSFYILTCHGLRFECSSASKIQVLGHLRRFAAIIYSLGLGGFMVGSVKS, translated from the exons ATGGGAGCTGCATCTTTGCTGAACTTTTTTTCTCTACCACGTCTTCATTGGTCATCTGGcagtgatgatgatgataag ATTGTGCTGACTAAAGCTGAAGTAGAATCACTTCAATCTGAAATTGCAGATGCGGAAGAAAGAGAAGCTCATCTGAAAGCTCA GTTGGAACATCTTGATGAAGTTTTGAGGTCTGCACGACATTCTGGGTATCTCTATATTCGAACT AGATGGACACAACTTCCTGGAGAACCACCTATTATAGATGATGCAGAAGTTGATGATTGGCTTTCACGCTTTGTTGTTCTTCAAGGGTCATGCATCTTCTATTATCTCAAATCTACAG aTTTGAGCCCTCAAGACTCCACACTATTATCTGATGTTGTTGAAGTTGGGTCATTGCCAAGCTTCATACAAGAAGATGAGCAAAAAAGATATTCATTTTACATTTTGACTTGTCATGGATTGCGATTTGAATGCTCAAGTGCTTCCAAAATACAG GTGCTAGGACACCTCAGAAGATTTGCAGCCATCATTTATTCTCTTGGACTGG GTGGATTCATGGTTGGCAGCGTTAAGAGCTGA
- the LOC103714194 gene encoding uncharacterized protein LOC103714194 isoform X3, producing the protein MDDVYGKIEVFPEYFQARKASDDCLQTRNPRTDHSLRSCSHSPAVKRVMGAASLLNFFSLPRLHWSSGSDDDDKIVLTKAEVESLQSEIADAEEREAHLKAQLEHLDEVLRSARHSGWTQLPGEPPIIDDAEVDDWLSRFVVLQGSCIFYYLKSTDLSPQDSTLLSDVVEVGSLPSFIQEDEQKRYSFYILTCHGLRFECSSASKIQVLGHLRRFAAIIYSLGLGGFMVGSVKS; encoded by the exons ATGGATGATGTTTATGGAAAAATAGAGGTTTTCCCGGAGTACTTCCAGGCCAGAAAAGCATCTGATGACTGTCTACAGACAAGGAATCCAAGGACTGATCATTCATTGAG ATCTTGTAGCCACTCGCCGGCTGTAAAAAGAGTGATGGGAGCTGCATCTTTGCTGAACTTTTTTTCTCTACCACGTCTTCATTGGTCATCTGGcagtgatgatgatgataag ATTGTGCTGACTAAAGCTGAAGTAGAATCACTTCAATCTGAAATTGCAGATGCGGAAGAAAGAGAAGCTCATCTGAAAGCTCA GTTGGAACATCTTGATGAAGTTTTGAGGTCTGCACGACATTCTGG ATGGACACAACTTCCTGGAGAACCACCTATTATAGATGATGCAGAAGTTGATGATTGGCTTTCACGCTTTGTTGTTCTTCAAGGGTCATGCATCTTCTATTATCTCAAATCTACAG aTTTGAGCCCTCAAGACTCCACACTATTATCTGATGTTGTTGAAGTTGGGTCATTGCCAAGCTTCATACAAGAAGATGAGCAAAAAAGATATTCATTTTACATTTTGACTTGTCATGGATTGCGATTTGAATGCTCAAGTGCTTCCAAAATACAG GTGCTAGGACACCTCAGAAGATTTGCAGCCATCATTTATTCTCTTGGACTGG GTGGATTCATGGTTGGCAGCGTTAAGAGCTGA
- the LOC103714194 gene encoding uncharacterized protein LOC103714194 isoform X1 has translation MDDVYGKIEVFPEYFQARKASDDCLQTRNPRTDHSLRSCSHSPAVKRVMGAASLLNFFSLPRLHWSSGSDDDDKIVLTKAEVESLQSEIADAEEREAHLKAQLEHLDEVLRSARHSGYLYIRTRWTQLPGEPPIIDDAEVDDWLSRFVVLQGSCIFYYLKSTDLSPQDSTLLSDVVEVGSLPSFIQEDEQKRYSFYILTCHGLRFECSSASKIQVLGHLRRFAAIIYSLGLGGFMVGSVKS, from the exons ATGGATGATGTTTATGGAAAAATAGAGGTTTTCCCGGAGTACTTCCAGGCCAGAAAAGCATCTGATGACTGTCTACAGACAAGGAATCCAAGGACTGATCATTCATTGAG ATCTTGTAGCCACTCGCCGGCTGTAAAAAGAGTGATGGGAGCTGCATCTTTGCTGAACTTTTTTTCTCTACCACGTCTTCATTGGTCATCTGGcagtgatgatgatgataag ATTGTGCTGACTAAAGCTGAAGTAGAATCACTTCAATCTGAAATTGCAGATGCGGAAGAAAGAGAAGCTCATCTGAAAGCTCA GTTGGAACATCTTGATGAAGTTTTGAGGTCTGCACGACATTCTGGGTATCTCTATATTCGAACT AGATGGACACAACTTCCTGGAGAACCACCTATTATAGATGATGCAGAAGTTGATGATTGGCTTTCACGCTTTGTTGTTCTTCAAGGGTCATGCATCTTCTATTATCTCAAATCTACAG aTTTGAGCCCTCAAGACTCCACACTATTATCTGATGTTGTTGAAGTTGGGTCATTGCCAAGCTTCATACAAGAAGATGAGCAAAAAAGATATTCATTTTACATTTTGACTTGTCATGGATTGCGATTTGAATGCTCAAGTGCTTCCAAAATACAG GTGCTAGGACACCTCAGAAGATTTGCAGCCATCATTTATTCTCTTGGACTGG GTGGATTCATGGTTGGCAGCGTTAAGAGCTGA
- the LOC103714194 gene encoding uncharacterized protein LOC103714194 isoform X2 — protein MDDVYGKIEVFPEYFQARKASDDCLQTRNPRTDHSLRSCSHSPAVKRVMGAASLLNFFSLPRLHWSSGSDDDDKIVLTKAEVESLQSEIADAEEREAHLKAQLEHLDEVLRSARHSGYLYIRTRWTQLPGEPPIIDDAEVDDWLSRFVVLQGSCIFYYLKSTDLSPQDSTLLSDVVEVGSLPSFIQEDEQKRYSFYILTCHGLRFECSSASKIQVDSWLAALRADCKFESDVTSQDSVKS, from the exons ATGGATGATGTTTATGGAAAAATAGAGGTTTTCCCGGAGTACTTCCAGGCCAGAAAAGCATCTGATGACTGTCTACAGACAAGGAATCCAAGGACTGATCATTCATTGAG ATCTTGTAGCCACTCGCCGGCTGTAAAAAGAGTGATGGGAGCTGCATCTTTGCTGAACTTTTTTTCTCTACCACGTCTTCATTGGTCATCTGGcagtgatgatgatgataag ATTGTGCTGACTAAAGCTGAAGTAGAATCACTTCAATCTGAAATTGCAGATGCGGAAGAAAGAGAAGCTCATCTGAAAGCTCA GTTGGAACATCTTGATGAAGTTTTGAGGTCTGCACGACATTCTGGGTATCTCTATATTCGAACT AGATGGACACAACTTCCTGGAGAACCACCTATTATAGATGATGCAGAAGTTGATGATTGGCTTTCACGCTTTGTTGTTCTTCAAGGGTCATGCATCTTCTATTATCTCAAATCTACAG aTTTGAGCCCTCAAGACTCCACACTATTATCTGATGTTGTTGAAGTTGGGTCATTGCCAAGCTTCATACAAGAAGATGAGCAAAAAAGATATTCATTTTACATTTTGACTTGTCATGGATTGCGATTTGAATGCTCAAGTGCTTCCAAAATACAG GTGGATTCATGGTTGGCAGCGTTAAGAGCTGACTGCAAGTTTGAATCTGACGTGACATCCCAGGACTCTGTCAAATCATAG